Part of the Melopsittacus undulatus isolate bMelUnd1 chromosome Z, bMelUnd1.mat.Z, whole genome shotgun sequence genome is shown below.
AGTCTTGGCTAGGTTGAACAAATCCATTTAGCTTTTCCGTCCTGATAACATCACAGGTCAAAGTGGAACAAACAGAAAGCGAAGGGTTGAGCTATCGAAGCGGATCGAGATCTGCCATGGGGGTGCCACTGACAGTAATGTAATGTTCTGCATGAACGTGCAGGAGATGTGTTCAGGGATAATGTACTTGCACAGatagaggatttttttaattccagggTGTTATCAGATCTGGAAAAATGCTGAACGAGTGGGTCACTGCAGTATCAGCCCATAGCTACACCATGAAGGGGGAGCTGTATTCCCTCTCTAACTGTAATTGCACAGCCTCTGCAAATAATTAACTGAGCCTAACAAGACTCTTTTCCCTGTATTAAATCTGTATTATCAGTTCACTCCCCACCCTGAAAATTAACCTTCTTTCTCAGACTCACACCCCTTTATTATAGCAGACAATGTGAAATCGTTTCCCAAATAATTTGGTGGGAATAAGAGGGAAAAATATAATTGGTCTGTTTGGGAAGAAGAGAGTATCTGGGGGAGACAGAAATTACAAGAATATTCAGTCTCTATGCTGCAAGTTAAAATCTGATCACATATATgttcacacatacacatgtagGTGTAGTCATCTCATCACTGATGGTGGGTTTATGGTCTGCTTTAAGCAGACAAGGCTTTCCATAGTGCTTTGTGCCACAGCATTAAACCAGGAGGTAAAATTGTGTTACATGATCACTGTACCTCCATGTTCAAAGCACTTCATATTTACATTGTGATCCAGGGCCATGAAGGACAGACACGATCATGAAGTTTACTTAATTATCCTTTACTCTGCTCCAAAAATGGGCCATTCATTTGAGGATAGATGTATAGTAAAACACTGAAGTTAGCTAACACCTCTCCCACAGCATACACCTCAGCATCTCCCAGAGCTCCCACTGCTTCATGGTTTTACCCACAGCCCATATTACCTCCAAGGTACagagatgtttttcttcagtaccTTTCTGTGGGACCAACATAAAGAGACCCATTCAGGTGAGTGATGTCTGAAGCATAATAGCCAGGTGGTGGTGAATGTAGAAGAGGGAGGCTACAGCAGCCATGGGTGTAGTTTGGCCTACAGAAGGGAAATAGGCATTGGTGTAAAGCTTCCTGTTACTTGGTCTCCCAACAGCCTGTGACCATAGAAAACAGAGGCCACAAGCATCCCTTTGACCTGAGGGACTCCTCCTACCATGGACAAATAGGatacaaggaaggaaaaaaggggcAAGCTTTCTCTCTACCCAGAATGAATCTCTTAGGAAGAAACCTCCAACCCTTTTCAGAGCCTGGAAAAGTAGGTTTGAAACTTATCATTTGTCATGAGACAGAGGATGCAGACTCTAAGGCTGCCTTGAGAGCTCCCACTGCCTGTGCAGTGTACAGGCACCCCGTTTAGTGTGTGGACAAAGCGCTCAGAGCATGTAACATGAAGCCCACCACAACTGAACCTATGAAGGTTTTATTCAGACTAAatgaggaaacagaagaaatgtaaGCACTGTCTTTATTCTGTGAAGTTATAGAAGAGCCAGTCTGAAAATGAACACCCCATGCGGGTGAAGCCACAAACAGGACTCTGTGCACATCGCTGCTGGAGTCTGTTATGGGCTTTGCTTAACCCACTAAAGGTGAGAGTCAGAATAGTACTTTCTCCAAGATGAACCCTGATAGGACAGGAAGGAAGAGGGAGCCCAAAGGGGCAAACCCAGAATTCATGCTGGCCAAAGTAGTAGCTTGTTTGCATTGGAACCGCCTTAACTTTATGTCCATCATCCCCAGATTGTTTTTTCCATCTCCCACAATACTGCATTCAGAAATGGTGGTGCAGCCCTTCATGGCAGCTTTCAGAGACAGGCCACCTGCACATGAGAAGTACATACCATGCATTAGGAGAACCAGTTTCCATAGTTATTCCATCCCTGACCAATGAGGTCCCCATTTCCACTCCAAGAACTGCCCATTCCTCATGTCCAGTTGGCTCCAAACCCACCAACCCATTCTTGTCTGTGCCAAACCAATGGAGAAATGCCTCTCACATGTCCTCTGAGTGACTGAAACCTCAGCTTATCCTTTACCAACACTGCCTGAAAGAAAGACCTGAGAAGGTGTTGCATGCATAACTCCCAGTTCAGATATCCTTGCTTCCATTGCTAACTTTTGCTCACATCGCTcatgtttctctgctgctcagGATATGGAAGTCTGGAATATTCTGGTGGACATTTTAATCTCAAATACAAGTAATGTATAAGCATGTTTCATTAGATCCTCACCTTCCTTTGCTTCCCTATGCTGCTACTTCCCCTGCACAGCTAATCACACCGCGCACATCTCCTCTATTCACAGCGGCCGATCAATCAAGTCAAGACAAGTTAGGagcatgttttatttcagtggtaCACTGAATTAATTGCACCACTCTATTTCCATGGCTGTGACTAAGaaaattattgttttccttcatgttGTCTCTGTGAAACACCTTCTCATTCAGGGTTTGGACAACACATCTATAAAGTGTATAGCAAAGACCTTCAGGCATCATATCATCACCTAGCAATATTGTCAACCATGCACAAGATCATTTTTTCCAGGCTATTCCTACAGCAGCTGCCACTGTTATTTTTCCTGCCTGCTGGAGCATGGTGGGACTGACATGAAGTCTTTTATCTGCAGCTTTTATCTGACCCCATTTGTTCAAAGGCTGGAGTTCCCTTGCAGGATCTTTGGGTACCCTATGCAGCACTCATGGGGAGGCACTTGTCCCTGGCTCTCTAGGGGCACAGGCACCACTATAACAGCGTCTTGTCCCCAGTGGCCAGTGTCACCTCATGAGAAAGCCTGTATTAGATTCACCTGAACCTCCAATAAGTAGGCAGCGGGCTGAGATCCAGATTCATCTTCATACATCTGAGCTAGGGCCAGCAGATTCAGCGTGCTGGTCAGATTTATCACATACCAGTCTATCAGATTGCTTCAGGAGTCCAGTGCTGCCCTTGACGTCAGTTATGCCATGCTATGAGGAATCCCAACAGTTATCCATGCAtgatggagaaggaggaagaaaaaagcatccCCTCCATTTTACTGGCTTTAAGAATGTTCTGTGTCAGTTCTGCACCTAGTCCTATATTTCTCTGTGATGCTTCATCCCAGTAGACCAGTTTCACCCGTTTAACCAAAAAGGTGAAATACAgacacctcccccccccaaaaaaaggtAGTTACCAGAATTCATTAACCCAGCAAGGTCAACACACTGGGTTTCAGATCCAGTGCAGTTCACGATTTCATTACCACACTGAAAGGAGTCCACACTGTAGCACGCAGGACACTGGTATCCATTGGGCACATTGTCCTCTGGTGGCACtggaaggaaagagatggaCTGTAACTGGTTTTAGTGAGAGAATGAGAGGAACAAACCCGGTGATGGCTTAGCTTGGAAGGCCTCACCTCAGGCCAGGGCAGACAGAGAGGGGACAGGGTATAAGGAAAAAGATAGCTTACATGAGACAGAGATGGTTCGACAGTCATCGCCTGTGCAGCAAGCCAAGTGGCTCCTTGCTTTTACCTTCCCATAGTTCATGGTGATAGGGCCAAGGTGGCACATGCTGGAGTGCAGGCAGGACTTGATAGATGATGGGATTGCCATCCCCCCTGTAACAAAGAGGCAGGCAGCAATAAGACATTAACCACAAGGTAACTCTCATCCTTGCCCATTAACTCCTACAGCAACAACTGCTAGGCAGCTGGCCTGGGGTCTGAGAGGTGTCTGTGgacagcagagctgccccaAAAAGCAGCACTGGTGGCTTGGGTGATCCCCTCAGAGGAACGAGGGTGCCATCACATCTGAGACACTAGTGAGGAATTTCTCCTTCTCCACATTGTGCTTAAAGTCAGGGGGAGAGCATGACTCCTCACAGGTGTCCTGGTCACCTTAGCCAGGATATCCTAGCCACAGAGCTTATGGGGTGACACATATGCCTCTGACCTATGCTTCTTCATGGACAGGAGCACACAGTCCATCATAGCCACAAGCATCCTGACACAGGCAAATCTTGTCCTCCCCATCAACCAAACACAAACAGTGTAATGGACTGTAGGACAGTTACACTGAGTTTACTGAGGCCCCTCCAGCACTTCAAGGATGAAGGGTGGCTTTGCACAAGCAGAAGGAAGATATGCACTGGAGCTGCTAGCACCAAAGCTGGTAGGATATGAGCCAGCTTCCAGTCTAAAAGCCAACAGTCACATCACTGACAATGGGCAGTGACTAAAACCATGCCCTAATATAACCAATTGTGCAGTTATCTCAGTGCTCACCACTCATCTTTGGCTTATCAACCATGGGGACAAGGTGATAGCTCAGCCCTGGTAGTGCCAGATAACTGCCTGGTGTCCCCTTTCCTGTTCAAGAAAGGGAGCCAGATGCAGTGCAATTTCTTCCTCCACCCATGACCAGTGCACCCTCAACACTAGATGCCAGCAGCCTCATGTCCCTCATGGTCCAGACTCTCAACCCAACTATTTAGCTTAGCCAGAACTAAAAGCCCATGTCTCCTCTCAGTGTGCTGCCTAGGTCCTCCTCTCCACAACTGAGAACCCAATAGGAAACTGCTGCTTGAGACAGAGGCATAGAGAGTTTATTCCATTGCAGCCCATCACAATCCCTGGGTCCTCTGTCACTGAAAAGGAAAGTGAGCAGCTTATCCAAAGACTCACCATAAAGCCAATTACAGAGGTGGGGAGAGACACTCATctcccagcccagcacacagccaCAGTGGATGTCCCACCTACCTATCATGACCTCATGCAGAATGATGCCGCAGGTATCTTCACCACCATTGCAGTCTTTCATGGGGCCAGAGCAGCTTTTTCCTATGCTGTGACAAACCTCACACTGAAGGGAAGTTCctgtggaaagaaagaggacaCATTTCTGGTGGCAGTCATGAGGGTTCTCACTCCCCCTTCCATCAGAATGCTTAGCTTCAGCATTAAATCAGCACTTTTCATATTCCTCTTCCCTTATTTCCTCTGTTCCATTGCTCAATTTGTGGgttctctttttattatttatattatcaCTTATTCTAGCATGAACTTGAATTCAGGCAAGTGAA
Proteins encoded:
- the LOC101872114 gene encoding phospholipase A2 inhibitor subunit gamma B-like; this translates as MKASIIISFFLAFLDPGTSLQCEVCHSIGKSCSGPMKDCNGGEDTCGIILHEVMIGGMAIPSSIKSCLHSSMCHLGPITMNYGKVKARSHLACCTGDDCRTISVSLPPEDNVPNGYQCPACYSVDSFQCGNEIVNCTGSETQCVDLAGLMNSGGLSLKAAMKGCTTISECSIVGDGKNNLGMMDIKLRRFQCKQATTLASMNSGFAPLGSLFLPVLSGFILEKVLF